In one window of Flavobacteriales bacterium DNA:
- a CDS encoding gliding motility-associated C-terminal domain-containing protein, translated as MKKILLFVALSASYELAFSQCNLSINPSQDTLNCGGGNVNLQAVSSGGGTFALANDFNLGNAGSGWNISPAGTFTNPCGPALDGTTYMWMGDMTAAPRTLQTAPLDVSCGGDICFDFKMAVQGLGSPCEGPDLTSEGVYLDWSIDGGVTWTTINYFQPNPGGCLNSSNGGSGCDGDYTAWANYCFTIPPVAQTTTTIFQWWQSGSSGNLYDHWGIDNVTISSLNCSGYYYDWTHIPGSPDDSLITENITTTTTFDVLYTNGVDDTCYASITIVVDTTLDVSLTSTNETCDDANNGTLATTVGGGFNPYTYVLVGPSGSSNSTGNFSGLIDGNYTMQVTDNIGCYGEQTVTIQPGNPLSGNANTVLESCNGANDGSATLTGSGGNGNYTYAISGPISASNSSGNFIGLPSGNYSVNVTDNQGCAGTFTFTLNAGPTVNGNINTTPETCFEYNNALAVPSANGGTGPYTYILSGPVNDTISSGNFNNLPAGNYSVLVTDANGCTDVLTFTLNNATPVVADFTASPVVGPAPLTVNFTNLSTGATNFNWIFGDGNTSNASDPSNTYTTESTFTAILIASNGPCVDTAMIDITTLTSSFFLPNVFSPNGDGDNDEFEFQPMNVVSLSARIYNRWGTQVAEITSPTGKWDGKDKGGKECPDGVYYYVLEINTAVEPTVYDPNPRELSGTQFTFNGTVTLIRKK; from the coding sequence ATGAAGAAAATTCTTCTGTTTGTTGCATTGTCGGCTTCTTATGAACTGGCATTTTCCCAATGTAATTTATCCATCAATCCTTCGCAGGATACCCTCAACTGTGGTGGTGGAAACGTGAACCTTCAAGCGGTTTCGAGCGGTGGTGGAACATTTGCACTGGCGAACGATTTCAACCTTGGAAATGCCGGATCCGGATGGAATATTTCTCCTGCCGGTACCTTTACCAATCCATGCGGACCCGCTCTCGACGGAACGACCTATATGTGGATGGGTGACATGACCGCAGCCCCAAGAACATTGCAAACCGCCCCTTTGGATGTATCCTGCGGAGGCGATATTTGTTTCGATTTTAAAATGGCTGTACAGGGTCTTGGATCACCATGTGAAGGACCCGATTTAACCAGCGAAGGAGTTTACCTGGATTGGTCGATTGACGGAGGTGTTACATGGACAACCATCAACTATTTCCAACCCAATCCCGGCGGATGTTTAAATTCTTCGAATGGCGGATCAGGTTGTGACGGCGATTATACTGCATGGGCGAATTATTGTTTTACCATTCCTCCCGTTGCGCAAACAACAACTACCATTTTCCAATGGTGGCAAAGCGGAAGCTCCGGAAATTTATACGACCACTGGGGAATTGATAACGTAACCATTTCATCCCTGAATTGCTCCGGTTATTATTACGACTGGACACACATTCCCGGTAGTCCGGATGATTCCCTCATTACAGAAAATATCACTACTACAACTACTTTCGATGTATTATATACCAATGGCGTAGATGATACCTGTTATGCTTCCATCACCATTGTGGTTGACACTACACTTGATGTCAGTTTAACCTCCACAAACGAAACCTGCGACGATGCCAATAACGGAACCCTGGCCACAACTGTAGGAGGAGGATTTAATCCATACACGTATGTATTGGTAGGACCATCCGGCTCCAGTAATTCTACCGGAAATTTCAGCGGTTTAATTGATGGAAACTACACCATGCAGGTAACTGATAATATCGGCTGCTACGGAGAACAAACCGTTACGATACAACCCGGAAATCCGTTGAGCGGAAATGCAAATACGGTATTAGAAAGTTGCAATGGCGCCAATGATGGATCGGCAACTTTAACCGGCAGTGGTGGAAATGGAAATTATACTTATGCAATCAGCGGACCTATCTCTGCAAGTAATTCAAGTGGAAATTTCATTGGATTACCTTCCGGAAATTATTCGGTAAACGTAACCGATAATCAGGGTTGTGCCGGTACCTTTACATTCACGCTGAATGCTGGTCCAACCGTTAACGGAAATATCAATACAACACCTGAAACCTGTTTCGAATACAACAATGCACTTGCAGTTCCATCTGCCAATGGAGGAACAGGTCCTTACACCTACATTCTTTCCGGTCCTGTTAACGACACCATTAGCTCAGGAAACTTCAACAATCTTCCTGCAGGTAATTATTCAGTTTTAGTTACTGATGCCAACGGATGTACAGATGTACTCACGTTCACATTGAACAATGCAACTCCGGTGGTGGCAGACTTTACTGCATCACCAGTGGTGGGACCAGCACCTTTAACGGTGAATTTCACCAATCTTTCAACTGGAGCAACCAATTTCAATTGGATTTTCGGTGATGGCAACACCTCTAACGCCAGTGATCCGAGCAACACGTATACAACAGAAAGTACATTTACTGCCATCCTCATCGCATCGAATGGTCCTTGCGTTGACACGGCCATGATCGACATTACCACATTAACTTCTTCTTTCTTTTTACCCAATGTATTTTCACCCAATGGTGATGGAGACAATGATGAATTTGAATTCCAACCCATGAATGTGGTTTCATTAAGCGCACGTATTTACAATCGCTGGGGAACGCAAGTGGCAGAAATTACTTCTCCTACCGGAAAATGGGATGGAAAAGATAAAGGCGGAAAAGAATGTCCTGATGGTGTTTATTATTACGTTTTAGAAATCAACACTGCCGTTGAACCTACCGTTTACGATCCGAATCCGAGAGAATTAAGCGGAACACAATTTACCTTCAATGGAACGGTAACACTGATTAGAAAAAAATAA
- a CDS encoding C40 family peptidase, producing MIKALYIAAMLQGGPSSSDSLAVNHSVSIADSVVSYAKEFLGTPYVWAGASPSGFDCSGFVHYVFSRFGYSIQRSSSGLANTGEAIELKEARKGDIILFRGTNPNDKSVGHVGIIISDTTEKIHFIHASSSKKHPGVVITDYENSNYPSRFISVRRLLK from the coding sequence GTGATTAAAGCACTTTACATAGCGGCGATGTTGCAGGGTGGACCTTCATCTTCCGATTCTCTGGCGGTGAATCATTCTGTTTCCATTGCAGATTCTGTGGTGTCGTATGCAAAAGAATTTTTGGGTACGCCTTATGTATGGGCCGGTGCTTCACCATCGGGTTTCGATTGTTCCGGTTTTGTGCATTATGTTTTTTCCCGTTTCGGATATAGCATTCAACGGTCTTCTTCAGGTTTAGCTAATACCGGTGAAGCCATTGAATTAAAAGAAGCCAGAAAAGGTGATATAATTTTATTCCGCGGAACTAATCCGAATGATAAATCGGTGGGACATGTAGGAATCATCATCAGCGATACCACCGAAAAAATTCATTTCATTCACGCTTCCTCTTCCAAAAAACATCCCGGAGTGGTCATTACCGATTACGAAAATTCCAATTATCCTTCGCGATTTATTTCGGTTCGCCGATTATTGAAATAA
- a CDS encoding bifunctional phosphoribosyl-AMP cyclohydrolase/phosphoribosyl-ATP diphosphatase HisIE, with protein sequence MNINYDSNGLIPAIIQDHHSGKVLMLGYMNQEAFDKTLNEKQITFFSRSKNRLWTKGESSGNFLNLVSWAVDCDADALLFKVNPVGPVCHTGADTCWNEKNSIDISFLSKLEEVISERKNQNPESSYTASLFAMGINKIAQKVGEEAVEVVIEAKDQNQELFLNESADLLFHYLVLLQAKGFKLSDVIEVLASRHK encoded by the coding sequence ATGAATATAAACTACGATTCCAACGGATTAATTCCTGCCATTATTCAGGATCATCACTCAGGTAAAGTGTTAATGCTGGGTTATATGAATCAGGAAGCATTTGATAAAACCTTAAACGAAAAACAAATTACTTTTTTCAGCAGAAGTAAAAACAGATTGTGGACGAAAGGTGAGTCGTCCGGGAATTTTTTAAACCTCGTTTCATGGGCGGTCGACTGCGATGCGGATGCGTTGTTGTTTAAAGTTAACCCGGTGGGACCAGTTTGTCACACCGGTGCAGATACCTGCTGGAACGAAAAAAATTCAATTGATATTTCTTTTCTCTCCAAATTGGAAGAAGTCATATCGGAACGAAAAAATCAAAATCCTGAAAGTTCATATACTGCTTCACTTTTTGCTATGGGAATAAATAAAATTGCGCAGAAAGTGGGCGAAGAAGCCGTTGAGGTGGTGATTGAAGCAAAAGATCAGAATCAGGAATTATTTCTCAATGAATCGGCCGATTTGCTTTTTCATTATCTGGTTTTATTACAGGCTAAAGGTTTTAAACTGAGTGATGTAATTGAAGTCCTGGCTTCACGTCACAAGTGA
- the hisF gene encoding imidazole glycerol phosphate synthase subunit HisF, with protein sequence MLTKRIIPCLDIKDGRTVKGVNFIDLRDAGDPVELAKAYADSGADELVFLDITATNEKRKTLSELVRKIAQAINIPFTVGGGISSVEDVSVLLQSGADKISINSSAVKNPELITELAAKFGSQCVVVAIDARLVNDQWKVHLNGGRIATDLDLFQWAKEAEERGAGELLFTSMDHDGTKQGFACSALRQLSESVNIPVIASGGAGTMAHFEEVFTNGKADAALAASIFHFGEIPVPELKAYLKSKHISVRL encoded by the coding sequence ATGCTGACCAAACGAATTATACCATGTCTGGATATTAAGGACGGAAGAACGGTGAAGGGCGTCAACTTTATTGATCTTCGTGATGCCGGTGATCCCGTTGAGCTGGCAAAGGCATATGCCGATTCTGGTGCAGATGAATTGGTGTTTTTAGATATTACTGCCACCAACGAAAAAAGAAAAACACTTAGTGAATTAGTGCGAAAAATTGCACAGGCGATTAATATTCCATTTACGGTGGGAGGCGGAATCTCCTCTGTAGAAGATGTCTCCGTTTTATTACAATCCGGCGCCGATAAAATTTCAATCAATTCCTCGGCCGTAAAAAATCCTGAATTAATCACCGAACTGGCGGCTAAATTCGGATCGCAGTGTGTTGTTGTTGCCATCGATGCACGTTTGGTGAATGATCAATGGAAAGTGCATTTGAACGGTGGACGAATTGCAACGGATCTGGATCTGTTTCAATGGGCAAAAGAAGCAGAAGAACGAGGAGCAGGGGAATTGTTATTTACATCAATGGATCATGATGGAACCAAACAAGGTTTTGCCTGTTCAGCGCTTCGTCAATTATCCGAATCGGTAAATATTCCTGTAATTGCCAGTGGGGGCGCAGGGACAATGGCGCATTTCGAAGAAGTGTTTACCAATGGAAAAGCGGATGCAGCATTGGCAGCCAGTATTTTTCACTTTGGGGAAATACCCGTTCCCGAATTAAAAGCCTACTTAAAATCAAAACATATTTCTGTCCGTCTATAA
- the hisA gene encoding 1-(5-phosphoribosyl)-5-[(5-phosphoribosylamino)methylideneamino]imidazole-4-carboxamide isomerase, translating into MRLIPAIDIIDGKCVRLTKGDYSQKKIYNEHPLEIAMQFQDAGIRNLHLVDLDGAKAGKIINWKVLEKIANETSLHIDFGGGLKSDNDLRIAFECGAKQITGGSIAVKNKETFLSWISQFGSEKIILGADAKNERIAVSGWLEETDEFIYDFIRDYSEKGIEYCICTDISKDGMLEGPSFALYEKILNETPNLKLIASGGVASMDDLYRLREKGLYACIIGKAIYEGKIKLNDLSLFHA; encoded by the coding sequence ATGCGATTAATTCCTGCCATAGATATCATCGACGGAAAATGTGTCCGGCTAACCAAAGGCGATTATAGCCAGAAGAAAATTTATAACGAGCATCCACTCGAAATCGCCATGCAATTTCAGGATGCGGGAATTCGGAATTTGCATTTGGTGGATTTGGATGGGGCAAAGGCAGGAAAAATTATCAATTGGAAAGTCCTTGAAAAAATAGCCAACGAAACATCGCTGCATATCGATTTTGGAGGTGGATTAAAATCCGACAACGATTTACGCATTGCATTTGAATGTGGAGCAAAACAAATTACCGGCGGAAGTATTGCCGTTAAAAATAAAGAAACATTTCTAAGCTGGATTTCCCAATTCGGATCCGAAAAAATAATTCTGGGAGCAGATGCAAAAAACGAACGCATTGCAGTTTCCGGCTGGTTGGAAGAAACGGATGAATTCATTTATGATTTTATTCGTGATTATAGCGAAAAGGGAATTGAATATTGCATTTGTACCGATATTAGCAAAGACGGAATGTTGGAAGGACCTTCATTCGCTTTGTACGAGAAAATTTTGAATGAAACTCCTAATCTAAAACTGATTGCAAGTGGCGGCGTGGCATCGATGGATGATTTATACCGTTTAAGAGAGAAAGGATTGTACGCATGCATCATTGGTAAAGCCATCTATGAGGGCAAAATCAAATTAAACGATTTGAGTTTGTTTCACGCATGA